The Rhododendron vialii isolate Sample 1 chromosome 6a, ASM3025357v1 genome includes a window with the following:
- the LOC131330146 gene encoding phytosulfokines 3-like → MSKFTTLFMLTLLLSSMLTYTTARPGPNLVKTQNEDAEIEKNGVYHEENCDGVDKEECLIRRTLAAHIDYIYTQKQGPHKP, encoded by the exons ATGTCCAAATTCACCACCCTCTTCATGCTCaccctcctcctctcctccatGCTAACCTACACAACCGCTCGTCCAGGCCCTAACTTGGTTAAAACCCAGAATGAG GACGCCGAGATAGAGAAAAACGGGGTTTATCACGAAGAAAACTGTGATGGAGTGGACAAGGAAGAGTGCCTGATCAGGAGGACACTGGCAGCTCATATTGATTACATATACACCCAAAAGCAAGGCCCTCACAAGCCATGA
- the LOC131328350 gene encoding uncharacterized protein LOC131328350, protein MWPKTGHTPVLPPKGRRKFGRPKKKRIRAPEEYLNPKDPTKLRKLGQNSVYCRRCGKHGHNRRTCTTPLPEANGTIIQARGRGISVQPSARGGSVQPRGRGTSVQPRGRGTSVQPTGNGTSARGRGGGVQLRGRGNSVKTRGGGIVQPIGKGTSVNIRGGGSGRGSGVKTRGGGVGVQQRGRGSGVKTRGGGVGVQQRGRGNGIKVRGGGVGMQPRGRGIQVNVPSNYAQATQGSQASNITSVTTQTLGSGFGSTNKWESHNWDAFCRTSHYQISWTPNAPLMKKVLVI, encoded by the exons ATGTGGCCTAAAACAGGTCACACACCAGTTTTGCCTCCAAAGGGGAGGAGAAAATTTGGAAGgccaaagaagaaaagaattagGGCTCCAGAAGAATATTTGAATCCAAAGGATCCAACCAAGTTGAGAAAACTAGGACAGAACTCAGTTTACTGTAGAAGGTGTGGGAAACATGGCCACAACCGGAGAACTTGCACCACACCCTTGCCTGAGGCTAATGGAACCATTATACAAGCAAGGGGGAGAGGAATTAGTGTGCAGCCAAGTGCTAGGGGGGGTTCTGTGCAACCAAGGGGCAGAGGAACTAGTGTGCAACCAAGGGGCAGAGGAACAAGTGTGCAACCGACGGGCAATGGAACAAGTGCAAGGGGTAGAGGAGGGGGTGTGCAGCTTAGGGGCAGGGGAAATAGTGTGAAGACAAGAGGTGGGGGAATTGTGCAACCAATAGGCAAGGGAACTAGTGTCAATATAagaggtggaggaagtg GCAGGGGAAGTGGTGTGAAGACAAGAGGTGGGGGAGTTGGAGTGCAACAAAGAGGCAGAGGAAGTGGTGTGAAGACAAGAGGTGGGGGAGTTGGAGTGCAACAAAGAGGCAGGGGGAATGGCATCAAGGTTAGGGGTGGAGGAGTTGGCATGCAGCCAAGGGGCAGAGGCATTCAG GTTAATGTCCCTTCTAACTATGCACAAGCCACACAAGGATCACAAGCTTCAAATATCACTTCAGTTACAACTCAAACCTTAGGAAGTGGGTTTGGCAGCACCAACAA ATGGGAAAGTCATAACTGGGATGCCTTCTGTAGGACTTCCCACTATCAGATTTCCTGGACACCAAATGCCCCATTGATGAAGAAGGTGCTAGTGATATAG
- the LOC131328349 gene encoding uncharacterized protein LOC131328349 gives MLNYLDKNRTAIIYLEHIGGLTYLDSAAQETDPNMQSNFDLGSFNFDPKSGLEYIYFDAGNVQIGFGNVEFDFGIANVNVDDIGFLDLNFKPDVDGGQKDFAGHVVITDEEEYSDSSSDDVVYYSDHSYQEEDDDGLYETFVDENEKFVGVRVTTEEEVAFDGNGDEIVLSDDDSKYGFESSYYTSSDEENSLRRKHHFKNFRPETDMEDPQFKMGMLFSTPQEFKAAVKQHAIKHQRQVKMVKNDKRRIKAKCFGGTDPEKPCPWEVYAAKVMTESTYQVRTYKAIHKCGKTYSNRNVTSTVIAKKYMDDLRINPGMPIAALKERVRKELKVDVSRNQLYKAKRKAGKLIYGNDIEQYGKLWDYCEELRRTNPGSTVVMDASLDEVTGQPRFNRLYIFLAAVKSGYLAGCRKIIGVDGCHLKGEYSSQLLTVVGVDPNNAMYPMAWCVVENENKDTWTWFLTLMKMDLNITEANEHEWTFINDRQKGLLPAINENIVRSEQRYCAKHILSNFQKQFKGLSLENKFWECAKASHVAQFHDAMEKMKEEDPAAYQWLAKIPASHWNRSHFKEIVKCDMVCNNLCETFNRAILDARDKLIIEMLEWIRCYLSKRMVIRREWIKKFKEELLPNCYSKLEALKD, from the exons ATGTTGAACTATTTGGACAAGAATAGGACTGCTATAATTTATTTGGAGCACATTGGAGGATTGACTTATCTTGATAGTGCAGCCCAAGAAACTGATCCAAATATGCAATCCAACTTTGatttggggtcctttaattttgatccaaagaGTGGATTAGAGTATATTTACTTTGATGCTGGAAATGTTCAAATTGGTTTTGGGAATGTTGAATTTGATTTTGGGATTGCAAATGTGAATGTTGATGATATTGGATTTTTGGATCTAAATTTTAAACCTGATGTAGATGGAGGGCAAAAGGATTTTGCTGGTCATGTTGTAATCACAGACGAAGAAGAATATAGTGATTCATCAAGTGATGATGTTGTATATTACAGTGACCATTCCTAccaggaagaagatgatgatgggtTATATGAGACATTTGTTGATGAGAACGAAAAATTTGTGGGGGTAAGGGTCACTACTGAAGAAGAAGTTGCGTTTGATGGGAATGGTGATGAGATTGTGCTCAGTGATGATGATTCCAAATATGGTTTTGAAAGCAGTTATTACACCTCAAGTGATGAAGAAAATAGTCTTAGAAGGAAGCATCACTTTAAGAATTTTAGGCCTGAAACTGATATGGAAGATCCCCAGTTCAAGATGGGAATGTTATTCAGCACACCTCAAGAGTTCAAAGCAGCAGTGAAACAACATGCAATTAAGCACCAAAGGCAGGTAAAGATGGTCAAGAATGATAAGAGGAGGATTAAAGCCAAGTGTTTTGGGGGGACTGATCCAGAAAAACCTTGTCCATGGGAGGTATATGCAGCCAAAGTTATGACTGAGTCTACTTACCAAGTGAGAACCTACAAGGCGATACATAAATGTGGAAAAACCTACTCAAATAGGAATGTAACCTCAACAGTCATAGCTAAGAAGTATATGGATGATTTAAGGATTAATCCAGGGATGCCTATTGCTGCCTTGAAAGAGAGAGTGAGGAAGGAACTAAAAGTTGATGTTTCTAGGAACCAATTATACAAGGCAAAGAGAAAAGCTGGTAAGCTCATTTATGGTAATGATATTGAACAATATGGGAAACTGTGGGACTATTGTGAGGAGCTAAGGAGGACCAATCCAGGCTCAACTGTGGTAATGGATGCCTCATTGGATGAAGTCACTGGGCAACCAAGATTCAACAGGTTGTACATTTTCTTAGCAGCTGTGAAGAGTGGGTATCTAGCAGGTTGCAGAAAGATAATAGGTGTAGATGGTTGTCACTTAAAAGGGGAATATAGTAGCCAGCTCCTCACAGTAGTTGGGGTGGATCCAAACAATGCTATGTATCCTATGGCATGGTGTGTGGTGGAGAATGAGAATAAAGATACATGGACATGGTTTCTTACACTTATGAAGATGGACCTCAATATTACAGAAGCCAATGAACATGAATGGACATTCATCAATGATAGGCAAAAG GGTTTGTTGCCAGCAATTAATGAAAATATAGTCAGATCAGAGCAAAGGTATTGTGCTAAGCACATATTAAGCAACTTTCAAAAGCAATTCAAAGGTTTGTCCCTTGAAAACAAGTTCTGGGAATGTGCTAAGGCATCCCATGTAGCACAATTTCATGATGCaatggagaagatgaaggaaGAAGATCCTGCAGCATATCAATGGTTAGCCAAAATACCTGCAAGTCATTGGAATAGATCACATTTCAAGGAAATTGTGAAATGTGACATGGTGTGCAACAACTTATGTGAAACATTCAACAGAGCTATATTGGACGCTAGGGATAAACTAATTATAGAAATGTTGGAGTGGATTAGGTGTTATCTGAGTAAGAGGATGGTGATTAGAAGAGAGTGGATTAAGAAATTCAAAGAAGAGCTCTTACCTAACTGTTATAGCAAGTTAGAGGCATTGAAGGATTAG